The nucleotide window AACTGGCAGCGCAGGATCGAATGATGGCTAACAAGCGCCCCACGCCGATCGTCCGTGACGCGGACGCGCTGCTCAGGCGCGGCATGGAAGCGCTCGAATTCGATCGCATCGATGAGGCGGTCGGAGTGCTGCGCCAGGCCGCCGAAATCGCGCCCGATTCGCACGACGTACAACTGATTTACGGCGTCGCGCTGATGCGCGCGATGGAAATGTATCCGGCGATCGCGGCGCTCGAGGCCGCGATCGCCCTCGATCCGCAAAGTTTCTTCGCGCACTTCAGGATCGCCGAGGCCTATATGAGGGTCGGCGTTCCCTCTCGCGCGAAGGAATATCTCGACACCGCGATGCAAATCAGCGTGACGCCCGAGCAACGCAAGATGGTGCGCGAACTGGCCTCGCTCGAAGCCAAGCGGGCGCCGCTCCGTGTGTGGCGTCCCGACTTCGTGGGCCTGCTAAGAAAAAAGGCGCCACCGAAATGACGATGCTAAATTCAGGGGTGCTGCTGGTCGGCGCGACGGTCAGCGCCGCTATCATCATGGTGTTCTTCTTCCACGCACCGATCGCGCCGGTCGCGGTCGGCGCAGTCGCAGCCGCGCTCATAATCATCCGCCGGATGCGCAGCAGTTGAAGTTCATTCGCGCAATAAAAGGAGCCCAATGAAAAAAATCGAAGCGATTATAAAACCCTTTACCCTCGACGCTGTGAAAGAGGAGCTCAGCAAGGCGGGAATCACCGGCCTGACGGCGTACGAGGTGAAGGGCTTTGGCCGGCAAAAGGGGCACACCGAGATGTATCGGGGCTCCGAATACGTCGTCGATTTTCTGCCCAAACTGAA belongs to Candidatus Binatus sp. and includes:
- a CDS encoding tetratricopeptide repeat protein, with amino-acid sequence MQAELAAQDRMMANKRPTPIVRDADALLRRGMEALEFDRIDEAVGVLRQAAEIAPDSHDVQLIYGVALMRAMEMYPAIAALEAAIALDPQSFFAHFRIAEAYMRVGVPSRAKEYLDTAMQISVTPEQRKMVRELASLEAKRAPLRVWRPDFVGLLRKKAPPK
- a CDS encoding P-II family nitrogen regulator, which produces MKKIEAIIKPFTLDAVKEELSKAGITGLTAYEVKGFGRQKGHTEMYRGSEYVVDFLPKLKLEILVTDAQVDTVVDALIRKASTGKIGDGKIFITQLADVIRIRTKEHGESAI